A DNA window from Mesorhizobium sp. C432A contains the following coding sequences:
- a CDS encoding Crp/Fnr family transcriptional regulator: MPHGGAFCRRAYVPMPVGTFGADNSSITNISQVVNLFPTSSSDVLIRKLQTISDLREADIGVLKGIPIQEKEYSANHDLVREGDRPVYSFVVLDGLVGSTKHTGEGKRQITSFFVAGDIPDLHGLHLSVMDCNFSTLTPARIGFMRHDTLRAVCDQHPRIATAFWRSTLIDAAIYREWVINVGRREAYTRMAHILCELIFRLRSMGRIEDHVADIPITQAALGDALGLSTVHVNRMLQELRRRGLIATSGSKVHALDWAGLTHAGDFDTTYLHQRNPAD; this comes from the coding sequence ATGCCGCACGGCGGCGCTTTCTGCCGCCGCGCATATGTCCCCATGCCAGTCGGAACTTTTGGCGCGGATAATAGTTCGATCACCAACATCAGCCAGGTAGTCAATTTGTTCCCCACCTCATCCTCGGATGTACTCATTCGCAAGCTTCAGACCATCTCGGATCTTCGAGAGGCCGACATCGGCGTTCTGAAAGGCATTCCGATCCAGGAGAAGGAATATTCGGCCAACCACGATCTGGTGCGTGAGGGCGACCGTCCTGTTTACTCGTTTGTCGTTCTTGATGGCTTGGTCGGTTCCACCAAACATACGGGCGAAGGAAAGCGACAAATCACATCATTCTTCGTCGCCGGCGACATTCCTGATCTGCATGGGCTGCATCTGTCGGTCATGGATTGTAACTTCTCGACCCTTACGCCGGCGCGAATAGGTTTCATGCGGCATGACACCCTGCGTGCCGTTTGCGACCAGCACCCTCGCATCGCCACCGCTTTTTGGCGGTCGACGTTGATAGATGCCGCGATTTACAGGGAGTGGGTCATCAATGTGGGAAGACGCGAGGCATACACCCGCATGGCTCACATCCTGTGCGAACTGATTTTTCGCTTGCGCTCTATGGGGCGCATTGAGGATCACGTGGCGGATATTCCCATTACACAGGCGGCCCTTGGCGATGCACTGGGTTTGTCCACGGTCCACGTCAACCGGATGCTCCAGGAACTACGACGCAGAGGTCTCATTGCCACCTCGGGATCAAAAGTTCACGCACTGGACTGGGCTGGCCTCACTCACGCAGGAGATTTCGACACGACCTACCTGCACCAAAGGAACCCCGCAGATTAG